A genome region from Ignisphaera sp. includes the following:
- the lysW/argW gene encoding alpha-aminoadipate/glutamate carrier protein LysW/ArgW, whose product MIKVKCPVCGGEVALPDDVMPGEVVEHDCGVALEVVKDGETVKVKPLEGVGEDWGE is encoded by the coding sequence ATGATAAAGGTAAAATGTCCAGTATGTGGCGGTGAGGTAGCGTTACCAGATGATGTTATGCCTGGTGAGGTTGTAGAGCACGACTGTGGGGTAGCTCTAGAGGTTGTCAAAGATGGGGAAACTGTAAAGGTGAAACCTTTAGAAGGTGTAGGTGAGGACTGGGGAGAGTAG
- a CDS encoding aspartate aminotransferase family protein, with the protein MLKYLMFYEDRGLEIAYAEGQYLWDVNGNRYLDMHTGHGVAFLGHRNPHIINALIEQLNKIHTLSTSFRVKIRDEMLDVLSKIVPEKFEYVYLLNSGSEIVDFSLKAARKATGRKKIVYFTNSFHGRTFGALSVTSNAKYRKGVEPLLADVVQAKFNDVEGLEKIIDNETAAVIVELIQGEGGINIASKEFAREVRRRTLETGSILIVDEIQTGFGRTGSTWTFEQYNIVPDILLAGKAIGGGFPVSVAFLPSDITSKLESGTHGSTYGGNPLACAAVKAATEVLIRDSIPLKAAEKGSQLIDMLRKKLSGYRIVREVRGSGLMIGIDLRIEPAKIIKCLQNSGLLALKAGVTVLRLLPPYVINEDDIVYAVNSIGRCIEEASS; encoded by the coding sequence TTGCTAAAATACCTTATGTTCTATGAGGACAGAGGTTTAGAAATAGCCTATGCAGAAGGTCAATACCTCTGGGATGTCAATGGCAATAGATATCTAGATATGCACACAGGACATGGCGTAGCATTTCTAGGGCATAGAAATCCACACATAATCAATGCATTGATCGAACAGCTAAACAAAATCCATACCCTCTCAACTTCCTTTAGAGTAAAGATAAGAGACGAAATGCTCGATGTTCTATCAAAGATTGTTCCAGAAAAATTTGAGTATGTCTATCTACTGAATAGTGGTAGCGAGATCGTGGACTTTTCGTTAAAAGCCGCTAGAAAGGCTACTGGAAGAAAAAAGATTGTTTATTTCACTAACTCGTTTCATGGAAGGACATTCGGTGCGTTGTCAGTTACATCAAATGCTAAGTATAGGAAAGGTGTAGAACCGCTACTTGCAGATGTTGTACAGGCTAAGTTTAATGATGTAGAGGGTCTAGAGAAGATTATAGATAATGAGACCGCCGCCGTAATTGTTGAGCTAATACAGGGGGAGGGTGGAATAAACATAGCATCAAAAGAATTTGCTAGGGAAGTTAGGAGAAGAACACTTGAAACAGGCTCTATTCTCATAGTAGATGAGATCCAGACTGGATTTGGCAGAACAGGCTCTACATGGACATTTGAACAATATAATATAGTACCCGACATCCTATTGGCAGGCAAGGCAATTGGCGGCGGATTTCCAGTTAGTGTAGCGTTTTTGCCATCTGATATTACCTCCAAACTAGAGTCGGGAACCCATGGATCAACATATGGAGGAAACCCACTAGCTTGCGCTGCTGTAAAGGCTGCAACAGAAGTGCTTATTCGAGATTCTATACCATTGAAGGCTGCTGAAAAAGGGTCTCAGCTGATTGATATGCTTAGAAAGAAACTGAGTGGATATAGAATTGTCAGAGAGGTTAGGGGTTCTGGTCTTATGATAGGTATTGATCTTAGAATAGAGCCTGCGAAGATTATAAAATGTTTGCAAAACAGTGGATTACTTGCCTTAAAAGCAGGTGTAACAGTGTTAAGGCTGTTGCCACCATATGTAATAAACGAGGATGATATTGTATATGCGGTGAACTCTATTGGCAGATGCATTGAAGAAGCTAGTAGCTGA
- the argC gene encoding N-acetyl-gamma-glutamyl-phosphate reductase — MASNKKRVCVLGASGYTGGELLRLLAYHPNVEVTMATSREYAGKLVHYVHFNLRGIYRNLKFVELNLDLISKNCDVAFLSLPHGISLNYVPKILEMGITVIDLSADFRLKNPELYKIWYGFEHPYPDLLSKAVYGLPEIHRNELRNARLIASPGCNATAGILSLLPLIRNNLISLDRIIIDVKVGSSEAGSKPSISDHHPEREGCIRPYDAEGHRHTAEVEQELSLVAHKQVTVSMVPHAVGSIRGALASSHAWLTQSLDDMELLKVYVATYKYEPFIRIVYRVPPGYPDPKYVIGSNYADIGFAVERRVGRITSFAAIDNLVKGAAGQAIQAFNIAMGFEETAGLLIVPPKPA, encoded by the coding sequence ATGGCATCAAATAAAAAGAGAGTATGTGTACTAGGAGCATCAGGATATACTGGTGGAGAGCTATTAAGATTGTTGGCATATCACCCTAACGTAGAAGTAACTATGGCAACATCAAGAGAATATGCAGGCAAACTAGTCCACTATGTACACTTTAATCTGCGGGGGATTTATAGAAACCTAAAATTTGTTGAACTTAACCTCGACTTAATATCGAAAAACTGTGATGTTGCTTTCCTTTCCCTTCCACATGGAATCTCATTAAACTATGTACCAAAGATATTGGAAATGGGAATTACAGTCATCGATTTAAGTGCTGACTTCAGACTAAAGAACCCTGAGCTCTACAAGATTTGGTATGGATTTGAACATCCTTATCCGGATCTACTTAGCAAAGCTGTTTATGGTTTGCCAGAGATTCACAGAAATGAGCTTAGAAATGCAAGGCTTATAGCTTCTCCTGGATGCAATGCGACAGCAGGGATATTGTCTCTATTGCCACTAATTAGAAATAATTTAATATCTTTGGATAGAATAATAATAGATGTTAAAGTTGGGAGTAGTGAGGCAGGCTCAAAACCATCTATATCTGATCATCATCCAGAAAGAGAAGGATGCATAAGACCATATGATGCAGAAGGGCATAGACATACTGCAGAGGTTGAGCAAGAGCTATCGCTAGTGGCCCACAAGCAAGTGACTGTTTCAATGGTTCCACATGCTGTTGGAAGTATAAGGGGTGCATTAGCGTCGTCGCATGCTTGGCTCACACAGAGCTTGGATGATATGGAACTATTGAAAGTTTATGTAGCAACATATAAGTATGAACCCTTCATTAGGATAGTCTATAGGGTACCACCAGGGTATCCAGATCCAAAGTATGTTATAGGTAGTAACTATGCTGATATAGGATTTGCTGTAGAGAGAAGGGTTGGTAGAATAACATCATTTGCAGCAATAGACAACCTTGTTAAGGGAGCAGCAGGCCAAGCAATACAAGCATTCAACATTGCCATGGGATTTGAAGAAACAGCTGGATTGCTTATAGTGCCACCAAAGCCTGCTTAG
- the lysX gene encoding lysine biosynthesis protein LysX yields MGFIARVLLVYEVIRWEEKALLDAAKEIDLDVEPIHLYSTAIQVGSNGVKDVLKTSAEIALQRAISHSIALNSTIALESLGVRVINNSMSMSIAMNKLWTLSILSRYGIKTPRTLVAFSDEACSKYAQLLGYPIVLKPIDGSWGRLIAMARDEEELRAILEHRSYIPNPSMKVHMLQEFVNKPNRDIRIFVVGDEVPVAIYRVSNHWITNTARGGKAEPAKIDDELRELVLKVAKLIGVEIAGIDVFEDRDRGYIVNEINAVPEFKNTVAATGYKLHLKIMEYVKSQLKK; encoded by the coding sequence GTGGGGTTTATTGCCAGAGTTCTACTAGTTTATGAGGTTATTAGGTGGGAGGAAAAAGCCCTTCTCGATGCAGCTAAAGAAATTGATCTAGATGTAGAGCCTATACACCTATATAGTACAGCCATTCAAGTCGGATCCAACGGAGTAAAAGATGTCCTAAAAACAAGCGCTGAAATTGCATTGCAAAGAGCTATAAGCCACTCAATTGCACTGAACTCCACAATTGCTCTGGAATCTCTCGGAGTTAGAGTGATAAATAACTCCATGTCAATGTCCATTGCAATGAATAAACTGTGGACGCTGTCAATTCTCTCTAGATACGGGATAAAAACACCAAGAACTTTGGTTGCATTTAGTGATGAAGCATGCTCTAAATATGCTCAGTTACTGGGATACCCAATAGTTTTGAAGCCTATTGACGGTAGTTGGGGAAGATTAATAGCTATGGCAAGGGATGAGGAAGAGCTCAGGGCAATACTTGAGCACAGGAGCTACATACCCAACCCATCAATGAAGGTTCACATGCTACAAGAATTTGTTAATAAACCCAATAGGGATATAAGAATCTTTGTTGTTGGGGATGAGGTTCCCGTAGCTATTTATAGGGTGAGTAACCACTGGATAACAAATACTGCGAGAGGGGGTAAAGCAGAGCCTGCCAAGATAGACGATGAACTCAGAGAGCTTGTTTTGAAAGTAGCCAAACTCATTGGTGTAGAGATTGCTGGTATAGACGTTTTCGAGGATAGGGACAGAGGCTACATAGTCAATGAAATTAATGCTGTGCCAGAATTCAAGAATACTGTGGCCGCTACTGGCTATAAACTGCATTTGAAGATTATGGAATATGTTAAAAGCCAGTTAAAGAAGTAA